The genomic region ACAGCCCAGCCCTCCCacaccaccccaccccaccccacccccctggCTAGTAATTAACAAACCCTCGGCAGCTCACTtggccgcctcgcctcgcctttcCCCGCCCGCCACCGATCGCCCGCCCGCCATGGCCAGCGACGACGAGTCCTGCCTCTACtacgacgacgaggacgacgaggcggaggaggacggGCTGGAGGCGGACGAGGACGACGTCGGGCTGTTCGAGGACGCCGCGCCGCAGCCGGAGCACCGCGCGGACCACTGGGTAAGCGATCGGAGCAGGGAACTCATAATAGTACTGTCTCGTTTATCCGCTCGTGCCAGCTCCAATCCAATCCAATCGCGCTGGTTCCGCGACGATGCCACCGCCGCTGAAATCGGCGCCGGATCGTGGGATCGTCTCGGCGAGGGTTCGGTGCGGTTTATTGCCGGCCAACCTGGTTTTAGAACCCTAGCTAGGAGTGTTTCTGGAACAAACAGTGTAAGCAGCTGGCAGCGTGGTTCAGTCTGCAGTCTTGATGACGCATAGCTAGATTTCACTAGTACTAAGAATTACAGTACTAGTCAATCAATTCAGTCGCTGCAAAACAATCTTCCATGTAAAAATTGTCAGTTCAATTCTGTATTTATTCAGTCAAACTGCTAGATTGTATTTTGTTGATTATTACTGCCCTTTTGTGTTGCTGAACTGCGTCGAAAGGAGCATTAAAAAAACTTCTTCTTTGGCCATTACCAAAAGGGAGAAAAATGATTTTACTGATTTACTGCTACTGTCATTTTGATAAAACATACCGATGATTAAATCAATTTAACCGACTCTGACTTTTATTGCTGCAGGCCATCACGAGAAAGTCCCTATCAGCTGCCCAGGTGAACCAAACGGCCGGCATTGGTTAAGAATTCAGACTATGCGTACAGCCAGCTCATGACTAATCCCACATCATGCATGAATGACATTTTTGGTTTGACTGCTTGCTACTCTTCTTCCTTATCCACCCTACAGCAACAAGATGTGTCCATGGTTATGAACTTGGTGAACATAGAGCGGCACAACGCCCGCGCTCTTCTCATGCACCACCGGTGGAAGATGGACCGCAtccacgacttcctcgagcgcaGGGGGCGCGAGGGGTTGTTCAGGGAGGCAAGAATTGTGGTGCCGCCGGAGGACAGTAGCACGGCGGCTCGTGCAAGGGCGCCGCCTCACAAGAGGCCCCGAACTGTCACGTGCAACGTCTGCTTTGAGGACGTCTCCCGGCCGTCCGATGTCTCCACCATGGACTGTGGGCATTGCTTCTGCAACGACTGTGAGTACCCGCCCCTGTTTCCGTTGCCCCCAAGCAACTGTTTTCGTGCAGTTACTTTGCTTAATTGGAACCTACATTCATCACTTGTGATTTTCTTGTCATGAAAATTATACCAGAGGAAAGAAAACTTGGATTGGTATTTCGATTGTCATGAAAATTATAGAGGAAATAAAACTTAATTGGAACCTACATTTGGTAGGATTTAGCATCACTTGCGGCTGTAGTGTGCTTAATTGAGTCCAAGCTCGCTGCGGTGAATCAATTCACCATCACCGGAATTCTGGGATCGCGTTTCGATGGTTTTGCGCGCTCCCGGCTGTTGGCTCGGCGGGTGGTATCATTGTGGCTTGACGATCGAGCTGCGTTCAGGTTTCTAGTTCGCGGATTGACACTTTGATGTCACAATCAATCTCTCGGTGGACCGGCAACCTGCCTCGGTCCTTCACTGCCGTCTACGGACCAACTAACGACCAACTCAAGGTGCCCTTTCTCGATGAGTTGCGGCATGTTAGGGCGGCATCCGCAGGCCTATGGGCCGTCGACGGTGATTTCAACTTAATTGTGGAGGCCACAGAGAAGAACAACAATTTGCTCAACCGGCGGATGATGGGCCGCTTTCGGCGCCTCTTAAATGACCTTGAGCTGAAAGAGGTGCCCCTCCTAGGTCATCGCTACACGTGGAGCAACGAGTGTCGCGTTGTTAGTTAGTGAAGGGCGATTGATGGTTCTCATAGGCGAATTGGGATGCTAGCCATCCTAATTGCCTTCTCCAGGCGATGACCTCCTCCTTGCCTGATCACTGCCCAATTATGCTTTCCACGAATGTTGTGTTTTGCCATAAGTTGCGCTTCCACTTTCAGGCCTTTTCGCCCAAGTTTGGTGGTTTCCAGGAGGCGGTTGCTCGCGGCTGGGGCTCGGTGGTGCCTCACCGTAACCTGTCCATTGACCTGTTCGTGCGACTAAAAGCCATGGCCAAAGAGCTACCTAGGTGGAGTGGCAGGAGGATTCGGAATATTaaagagagaagtgcatattacacCCCTCAACTCTAGCCCTAGTCTAATATACAACCCCCAACTCCAATACCATCTAGTTTACACCCCCCAACTCTCAAAACCAGGCGGAATTCAACCCTCCCCTCCCCGTGACCGGTTTTGACCTGTTGActgggtgaacagtaaattcaaaagaaatatatttaaaaaaatatgttttttcacCGGCTGAACagtaaaattttaaaaagttctaaataaataataataaaataattttGATTTTTTAAAATGTTGATTTTTTGTCCGGGTGAACAGTAAGTTTCAgtaaaaaaaataagaaaacaaaaatTTCTGAATTATATTTGCATGAAATAGTTAACAGTTCGGGCTGATATATTTTTTTTGTTGAGAGACCACTGAAAtgtccaaacaagctgaaaattgTCACGGACATCACGCGCTGAAAAATCGTCCACGCAAAAATAATTcgttttttttggaaaaaagtatTTTTGGAATTTACTATTCACCAGGTAAAAAATCGAAACTGCTTGTTGAATTTTATTTccaactttttttttgaatttactgttcactcaTTGGAAAAACcaaaatattttttgttttttttggttactgttcatccagtcaACATGTCAAAACCGGTCAACTGGGTTAAAACCGGTCAACGGGGAGGGGAGGGTTGAATTCCGCCTGGTTTTGAGAGTTAGGGGGTGTAAAGTAGATGGTATTGGAGTTGGGGGGTGTATATTAGACTAGGGCTAGAGTTGACGGgtgtaatatgcacttctctcaATATTAAAGAGCAGCTTCTCCTGGCCAATGAAGTCATGCGGCTTATGGAGGTCACAATGGACTTTCGGCAGCTCTCGGCAGGAGAGTTCTCTCTTGGCCGACGGATCAAGAAGAGGATCTTGGGTCTGGCCTCCCTTAAGAGGACGATCGCGCATCAGCGGTCGCGTATTCTTTAGCTTTGTGAAGGGGATGCCAACACGGAATTCTTCCATATCCGTGCTAGCTCCTGGAGGAAAAGGTATCACCTTTTTAGGCTGCGGAAGGGGGATGTGCTCACCTCCTCTGAGGGTGAGATGGAGGACCTCGTTGCGGTGCACTTTAGGGATCTCACCGGGGTCCCTGCTGTGCGGGAGTGTTCGCTCAATTTGGCAGCGTTGGACCTGTGGTCTGTGGACGCAGAGCCTTTGGAGTGTTCCTTCTCGAAGGACATTTGGAACGTCATTCACACCCTCCCATAAGACAATACGCCAGGCCCTGATGGGTTATCCGCCAGGTTCTACCAATCTGCGTGGCCCACGTAATGCGTGCGGTGCGCGCGTTCGATGCCAGGGACAGGCGTGGCTTCGCGAAGCTTAATGAGGCATATATCATTCTGCTTCCTAAGTGCGATGGTGCTGTGGATGTCAAGGATCACCGTCCGGTGAGCCTGGTGCATAGTTTTGCGAAAAATCTCACTAAGGGCATGTATTTGCAGCTAGCTCCTACACCGCTGAGGCTCATTGCACCCAACAAGAGTGCCTTCATCGGTGGCCGTGCTATAACAGATAACTTCATGCTGATGCAGCAATCGATAGTTCTCTGCATCGCCACAGGATGGATGCGATCATGCTGAAATTGGATATGATCAGGGCGTTTGATTCGGTCTTGTGGCTTTTCCTGTTGGAGGTGCCGCGGAGATGTGGCTTTGGCAGGTGGTGGCTTTTGCGGCTTACTTTGCTGCTATCGATGGCTAGCACCCGAGTTCTCCTCAATGGCAGCGCGGAAGAGCCTTTTTGGCATGCAGGAGGGCTTTGTTAGGGGGGGCCGCTCTTCCCCCTGCTCTTCATCATCGTCATGGATGTGTTCTCGGCGATTTTCGCCAAAGGGGAGGCCCCTGGCCTGTTTGTTCCCCTCGAGCAGTGGGGCATTAAGCGCCGTCTCTCACTTTACGCGGACGACGTCCTCCTACTGGTTAAGCCGCTGATTGGCGAGGCGGAGGCGGTCTTGGCTTTGCTGGAAGTGTTTGGGGACGCATCGGGGCTGAGGTGCAACCTTTCCAAAAGCTATGCATCACCAATCCGTTACACATCGGTGGATATCCTTCCCTTCACCTCTGTGTTGGGAGGCCCGGTGAAGGAGTTCCCCATTCGCTATTTGGGGCTGCCTTTTTCGACCTCACCCCCTTCCAAGACGGATTTGCAGCCGCTCGTCGATTGAATTGTTGGGTATATCCTGTCCTGGAAGGTCTCTCTTCTGAAGAGAGGAGGGTGCCTCATCCTGATCAACTCCACCCTCACGGCTGCCATTATTTACCATATGTCGGCCCTCGACCTTCCACCGTGGTTCTTGAGCTGTGCTGACAAGCTGCGACGGGCATTCTTTTGGTGTGGTCAGACCGATGCTAAGGGCGGCAGCTGTTTGATCGCTTGGTATGTGGTGTGCACCCCAAACAACACGGCGGGCTGGGTGTGCATAATCTGAAGCTCATAAATCTGGTGTTGGCTTGAGATGGCTGCCAAAGGCATGCCTTGGGTGGAATATTGTGTCAAGTGGAATATTGTGGAATAAGGGGTGCGTGCTCCACTCATCCAATCAGAGCGGTGGGAGCCGACCGGTGTCAGCTTGTTTTTCTATGAGCACCCCACCACCACAGTCATCACTAAACACTAATAGAAGTTTTGAGAAATTCTTTAAACCCCCCTAAAACCGAGGATGTAGAGACGCCCATAGAAAGAACAGAGGATTGGAAATCCAATTCAGATTTTGTCCCACAAACTCGAGAAACAAAATGCATAAATTTGAACTAGCTATGATCCACAGCCGGCTTCTGTTTTAAATTTACGGTATGTTTGAAACATATTCAGTTTTTTCAGATTTATTTACTTCATCAGGCCTTGCCTGTTTTGAAATATAAGGTCGGCAGTCAGCCACCTTGTTTCAAAAAACAAAGTCTTGCAGCACCACAAGCCCCGTTGTACCATCATGGGCCtaatttttcttcttcattttccacTGAAATTTGGGGCTTTGCACCATCATGACACTGAATAGCACAAATTATGTTTCATGAACAAAACCATTGCCTTAATACTGTGCGTTAATGTAAATATTGCCAGGCATGAGCTTTCTAACCTGGCACATTTGCTTACCATGGCACTTGTTGAATCTCTTCTGTTCAGGTTGGACGGAGCATTTCTTCGCGTCCCTAGGCAACGGCAAGAAGCACATCCACTGCATGCAAGTGAAATGCCCGGCCATCTGTGACGACGCCACCGTGCGGCGGCTCCTTGGCCGCAAGTACCCTGACGCCGCCAAGCGCTTCGACAACCTGGTCCTCGACTCGTACCTGGACAACAACGCGTCGgtcaagtggtgcccgagcgccccgCACTGCGGGCGCGCGATCCGCGTGGTGGACGCCAGCGAGCGCTACTGCGAGGTGGAGTGCCCCTGCGGCGTGAGCTTCTGCTTCAACTGCGCGGCGCCGGCGCACTCGCCATGCCCGTGCCCCATGTGGGACAAGT from Triticum aestivum cultivar Chinese Spring chromosome 4A, IWGSC CS RefSeq v2.1, whole genome shotgun sequence harbors:
- the LOC123082294 gene encoding probable E3 ubiquitin-protein ligase ARI1; the protein is MASDDESCLYYDDEDDEAEEDGLEADEDDVGLFEDAAPQPEHRADHWAITRKSLSAAQQQDVSMVMNLVNIERHNARALLMHHRWKMDRIHDFLERRGREGLFREARIVVPPEDSSTAARARAPPHKRPRTVTCNVCFEDVSRPSDVSTMDCGHCFCNDCWTEHFFASLGNGKKHIHCMQVKCPAICDDATVRRLLGRKYPDAAKRFDNLVLDSYLDNNASVKWCPSAPHCGRAIRVVDASERYCEVECPCGVSFCFNCAAPAHSPCPCPMWDKWDAKFHGESENLKWIAVNTKSCPKCLRPIEKNGGCNHVSCPCGQHLCYACGGRLDTLHNCNRYDEAGHANYDSIRRQMLRYTHYCDRFNVHVNSRTAEQTQLWPAIQKRAVLLESATAIRPLIREASWMARAHRALLASRLVLARSYAFAYYMFGDEVRTYPSEKANLPIAKVLFEDQQWQLEENAEKLSKVLAAEAKPVLAEEEVLQAMQETSNLAKIVDTHCREMYKCIQDELLPLLLEPMTIAPYRPDGPDKAKDLPA